Proteins co-encoded in one Leptospira levettii genomic window:
- a CDS encoding alpha/beta hydrolase: protein MKRTFKLISVILFFSLILLFGIAFYFSGMVLYPKVRCNPDHHVYCEGPKELGLDYEEVNITTEDKLNLVSYWIPTKQPKGTILMVHGHGGQRNEGLRFSKSLHQAGYNLLLLSLRRNHGGFATMGGLEQKDVDAALEFLKAKGETRIGIFGFSMGSATSIIAMANHKEIKAGLFSSGYASAMDVLIESAKRDFGIPYYPLIPVVKLVLDYRSGIDMNSVRPIDSIASIYPRPIAIFHCKMDEYVDYHHALDLYAKAKEPKRLWAPECNRHERIWNFDPKEAEKRTIAFFTESLK from the coding sequence ATGAAACGGACCTTCAAACTCATCTCGGTTATTTTGTTTTTTAGTCTCATCCTACTCTTCGGCATCGCTTTTTATTTCTCAGGCATGGTATTATACCCAAAGGTTCGTTGTAACCCAGACCATCATGTTTATTGTGAGGGACCCAAGGAACTGGGACTGGATTATGAAGAAGTAAACATCACTACCGAAGACAAATTGAACCTTGTTAGTTACTGGATCCCCACCAAACAACCGAAAGGTACAATCCTTATGGTGCATGGGCATGGTGGCCAAAGGAATGAAGGACTCCGTTTTTCCAAGAGTCTACACCAAGCAGGTTACAATCTATTACTTCTAAGCCTACGCAGAAACCATGGTGGGTTTGCAACGATGGGTGGCCTCGAACAAAAAGATGTAGATGCTGCACTCGAGTTCCTAAAGGCTAAAGGAGAAACGAGAATTGGGATCTTTGGATTTTCCATGGGATCTGCGACAAGTATCATTGCGATGGCAAACCACAAAGAAATCAAAGCGGGTCTTTTTAGCAGCGGGTATGCGAGTGCAATGGATGTTCTCATTGAATCCGCCAAACGTGATTTTGGAATTCCTTATTATCCCCTTATCCCAGTTGTGAAATTGGTTTTAGACTACCGAAGTGGAATTGATATGAATTCTGTTAGACCAATTGATTCAATCGCTAGTATCTATCCTAGACCCATTGCCATTTTTCATTGTAAGATGGATGAATATGTAGATTACCACCATGCACTGGACTTGTATGCAAAAGCCAAAGAACCAAAACGTCTATGGGCACCTGAATGCAATCGCCACGAACGGATATGGAATTTTGATCCTAAAGAAGCTGAAAAAAGGACTATTGCGTTTTTTACTGAGTCTTTGAAGTAA
- a CDS encoding DUF1499 domain-containing protein, whose translation MEAALGVFFICCMSVLSPFSGVDDGELRGCPPSPNCVSSQSMKYNFVHKVDPIMYSTSREEAYKRISKYFHESENIYISEEKEGEYIRIIFFTKVFRFPDRVEVYFPSDKKEAQVRSQSILGLWDIFANRRRVNVFREILSKEDS comes from the coding sequence ATGGAAGCAGCTTTAGGTGTATTTTTCATTTGTTGTATGAGTGTTCTCAGTCCTTTTTCCGGTGTAGACGATGGTGAACTTCGTGGTTGCCCACCTTCACCTAACTGTGTTTCGTCGCAAAGTATGAAATACAATTTTGTCCACAAAGTGGATCCCATTATGTATTCAACTTCAAGAGAAGAGGCATACAAACGAATTTCCAAATATTTTCATGAGTCGGAAAATATTTATATCAGTGAGGAAAAAGAAGGGGAATACATTCGGATCATCTTTTTTACCAAAGTGTTTCGGTTCCCCGACCGCGTGGAAGTATACTTTCCAAGCGACAAAAAAGAAGCACAGGTCAGGTCCCAATCAATCCTAGGTCTTTGGGATATTTTTGCTAACCGAAGGAGGGTGAATGTCTTTCGTGAAATCTTAAGCAAAGAAGATTCATAA
- a CDS encoding NAD(P)-binding protein translates to MKSSETPIVVGSGITGASIMMMKPEVRLFDKARNPGGRVTTKELQDFGIRFDIGATMFRDQMEVNWLGKTSSYNLFEIWNANLVSVETKPIYDNHHHYPVYGMESIVKGMLRHHPSSQSMTLKSINQGQNNGWNCDFYSNTNKRMEQVASKEVILTLPIPQILEIFKHSETNVHLEKWIQFLETYNDYRKTLVSLFLWKNWKPNLESFGLSQNSQFPLNTILERGEDWEYQSWESIKYPIQNETGSTLLVQFSSMFSESHFEYWMDPEKKPTPFYEEMLTSTLKEKWQAPNPDEIWNHRWRYAQAQMPLLGREGALQLDSEEFLEWKSLCKETGIMVLGDWLFGSKIERIIGGVYFLIHNGIL, encoded by the coding sequence TTGAAATCATCTGAAACACCCATCGTTGTTGGTTCAGGAATCACTGGTGCATCCATCATGATGATGAAACCAGAAGTTCGCTTATTTGACAAAGCAAGAAATCCTGGCGGAAGGGTAACGACAAAAGAATTACAAGATTTTGGAATCCGTTTTGATATTGGAGCAACGATGTTCCGAGACCAAATGGAAGTCAATTGGTTAGGAAAAACATCTTCCTACAATTTATTTGAGATCTGGAATGCGAACCTTGTCTCGGTAGAAACAAAACCAATTTATGACAATCACCACCATTATCCAGTTTATGGAATGGAATCAATCGTGAAGGGAATGTTAAGACACCACCCGTCTTCCCAAAGTATGACCTTAAAATCCATCAACCAAGGGCAAAACAATGGATGGAATTGCGATTTTTATTCCAATACAAACAAACGAATGGAACAAGTTGCCTCAAAGGAAGTGATCCTCACACTCCCGATCCCTCAAATCCTTGAAATCTTCAAACATTCTGAAACAAATGTCCACTTAGAAAAATGGATTCAGTTTTTAGAAACTTATAATGACTACCGTAAAACCCTTGTCAGTTTATTTCTTTGGAAAAATTGGAAACCAAACTTGGAATCCTTCGGACTCAGCCAAAATTCCCAATTCCCTTTGAATACCATTTTAGAAAGAGGCGAAGATTGGGAATACCAAAGTTGGGAATCTATCAAATACCCAATTCAAAATGAAACAGGATCCACTTTACTCGTACAATTTTCATCCATGTTTTCCGAATCACATTTTGAGTATTGGATGGATCCAGAAAAAAAACCAACTCCCTTCTATGAAGAAATGTTAACATCTACCTTAAAGGAAAAATGGCAGGCACCCAATCCCGATGAAATTTGGAACCACCGTTGGAGGTATGCACAAGCGCAAATGCCCCTCCTTGGTCGTGAAGGTGCTTTGCAACTTGATTCAGAGGAATTCTTGGAATGGAAATCTCTGTGTAAAGAAACTGGCATAATGGTGTTAGGTGATTGGTTATTTGGATCCAAAATTGAAAGGATAATCGGCGGAGTATATTTTCTTATCCATAATGGAATCTTATGA
- a CDS encoding methyltransferase domain-containing protein: protein MTDEIWDSLLPVAYKAISPYQWTPIEITRFTWEYLKTESVSSVMDLGSGVGKFCLNLVQYANGSFPVYGVEDRKELVELSLELKQKMGLTSVHFTHSDFLVNFPFGHSHYYVFNPLYEMMKGEHSIDFKKEKSAMVFIKNIQILKNHLNQCKKDTKVITYHGFGGTALPGYKKILKKEWEIGEWMVWEKE from the coding sequence ATGACAGACGAGATTTGGGATTCTTTATTACCAGTTGCATACAAGGCCATTTCTCCTTACCAGTGGACTCCTATCGAAATCACTCGGTTTACCTGGGAGTATTTAAAAACAGAATCTGTATCTTCCGTTATGGATTTAGGTTCAGGGGTTGGTAAATTCTGTTTGAACTTGGTCCAGTATGCTAATGGAAGTTTCCCTGTGTATGGTGTTGAAGACCGAAAAGAATTAGTAGAATTGTCTCTAGAGTTAAAGCAAAAAATGGGACTAACCAGTGTTCATTTCACACATTCTGATTTTTTGGTCAATTTCCCTTTTGGACATTCCCATTATTATGTTTTCAATCCATTGTACGAAATGATGAAGGGAGAACATTCGATTGATTTCAAAAAAGAAAAGTCAGCAATGGTTTTTATCAAAAACATACAAATTTTAAAGAATCATTTGAACCAATGCAAAAAAGATACTAAAGTAATCACCTATCATGGATTTGGTGGAACTGCTCTTCCTGGATATAAAAAAATTTTAAAAAAGGAATGGGAAATAGGAGAGTGGATGGTATGGGAAAAAGAATAG
- a CDS encoding APC family permease yields MDQTSLDRDAEQLKSLGLKSEFERSMSFWENFSLGFTYLSPVVGVYSVFALAIQAGGPPMVWNYLLVGLGQFLVCLVFGEVVSQYPISGGIYPWSLRLVGDKFAWMAAWVYAWALFTSVAAVAVGGAPFLNNLLGVELGNTGFIWIAIGMILISTLLNLSGTKLLAQVAFFGFFCELVGAILVGGYLLFFAKVNSISILWNTFSFGNGVDYFPAFLASSVAAMFCYYGFEACGDVAEETPNASSAIPKSMRMTIYIGGGAAIFICLALLLALPNVEKAISGEDSDPVTSTLTTAMGMTGYRLVIIVVMISFLSCLLSLQAAASRLLFSFARDGMIFGSQYLNHLSKKGKVPTKALIITGIIPIIITSIGHWLQDTVTTIISFASCGIYVAFQMVVFGALYARTKGWKPKGSFTLGKYGYGINVLALVYGIIAVSNMVWPRSPDEPWFINYGMIFTSLVVVTTGLLYLTIAKPHIRKKYAKSI; encoded by the coding sequence ATGGACCAAACATCCTTAGACCGAGACGCAGAACAGTTAAAGAGCCTCGGATTAAAATCAGAATTTGAACGGAGTATGAGTTTTTGGGAAAATTTTTCCCTAGGTTTTACATATCTGTCTCCCGTTGTGGGTGTGTATTCCGTATTTGCCCTAGCCATCCAAGCGGGTGGACCACCTATGGTCTGGAACTATCTCCTTGTAGGACTTGGCCAATTTTTAGTTTGTTTGGTTTTTGGTGAAGTGGTATCCCAATACCCAATCTCAGGTGGGATTTACCCTTGGTCACTCCGACTTGTCGGAGATAAATTTGCGTGGATGGCAGCTTGGGTTTATGCTTGGGCATTGTTTACGTCTGTTGCAGCCGTTGCCGTTGGTGGTGCCCCCTTTTTAAATAACCTACTTGGAGTGGAACTTGGAAATACTGGTTTTATTTGGATTGCGATTGGTATGATCCTCATCTCCACCTTACTCAATTTAAGTGGAACAAAATTATTAGCACAGGTTGCCTTTTTTGGTTTTTTCTGTGAACTTGTAGGTGCTATCCTTGTTGGAGGTTATTTACTTTTTTTTGCAAAAGTAAATTCCATTTCTATTTTATGGAATACATTTTCTTTCGGGAATGGAGTCGATTATTTTCCAGCCTTTCTTGCCTCTTCGGTTGCCGCTATGTTTTGTTATTATGGTTTTGAGGCATGTGGAGATGTTGCAGAAGAAACACCAAATGCAAGTTCAGCGATTCCAAAATCCATGCGGATGACAATTTATATTGGTGGTGGTGCTGCCATTTTCATTTGTTTGGCCCTACTTTTGGCACTACCCAATGTGGAAAAGGCAATATCGGGAGAAGATTCTGATCCTGTAACGTCTACACTCACAACGGCAATGGGTATGACAGGATACAGATTGGTCATCATTGTTGTGATGATTTCCTTTTTATCTTGTTTACTGAGTTTACAGGCAGCGGCAAGTCGATTGTTATTTTCATTCGCAAGGGATGGAATGATTTTTGGGAGCCAATATTTAAATCATCTTTCCAAAAAAGGAAAAGTTCCAACGAAGGCTCTGATCATTACAGGGATTATACCCATTATCATCACAAGTATTGGTCATTGGTTACAAGATACAGTCACAACCATTATCAGTTTTGCATCCTGCGGAATTTACGTGGCGTTTCAAATGGTTGTTTTTGGAGCCTTATATGCAAGGACCAAAGGGTGGAAACCAAAAGGTAGTTTCACATTAGGAAAGTATGGTTATGGAATTAACGTACTAGCCTTGGTTTATGGGATCATTGCAGTTTCTAATATGGTGTGGCCAAGATCACCTGACGAACCTTGGTTCATTAATTACGGAATGATTTTTACTTCTCTAGTGGTGGTAACAACCGGTTTATTATACCTTACCATCGCTAAACCACATATACGGAAAAAATACGCAAAATCAATTTAA
- a CDS encoding EAL domain-containing protein, whose protein sequence is MNEKPYILCIDDEFFILWNLKEQLKKVFGSGFTIETAESAETAKEIMKEIDSSGADLAVVICDHVMPGQKGDEFLIEMQKTHPRTKKIMLTGQAPAQAIGNALNHGCLYRYLSKPWDAHDLELTIKQAIDAFFQEKSLEEKNKELADSLYFHRDTKFPNFESLAKELKNNNISNTNQSILLIKIVTFPTIIKTFGIEVYRKIFRKLLQLLTVHLQNEHKVFHLYSDEIAILSNLSELALVDTIRSFRMMLKSDEFYLDGVGFHLDCRYASATGQEDCYYKAKLALFQAEIQNSMDFVSYTEDLSTDHHLQNFQLSQKIHSAISNKQIVPFFQGILDNQTKEIRKFECLARIKDRDTILTPDVFLKLAKVTGSIRMIGLQMIDESMQYFSNFPYDFSINLTESELEYKSFSKWVESRLSQYKIEPRRVTFEILEDISFSEHKHSLSTIKDLKSIGCQIAIDDFGVQYSNLARLLEFNPDYLKIDGKFIKNLPENKTAYLLVQGIVDLARGIGAKVVAEFVDRPAIQDLVESLGIEYSQGYLFMKPSASIPEPANLKL, encoded by the coding sequence TTGAACGAAAAACCTTACATCTTATGCATTGATGATGAATTCTTTATCCTTTGGAACCTGAAAGAACAACTTAAGAAAGTCTTTGGTTCAGGGTTTACCATAGAAACTGCCGAAAGTGCAGAAACTGCCAAAGAAATTATGAAAGAAATTGATAGCAGTGGAGCTGATTTAGCGGTTGTCATCTGCGACCATGTGATGCCAGGCCAAAAAGGGGATGAATTTCTCATCGAAATGCAAAAAACCCATCCCAGAACCAAAAAAATCATGCTAACGGGACAGGCTCCTGCACAAGCCATAGGAAATGCACTCAATCATGGATGTTTGTACCGGTACTTGTCTAAACCATGGGATGCACATGATTTGGAACTCACCATCAAACAGGCAATCGACGCTTTTTTCCAAGAAAAGTCTTTGGAAGAAAAAAACAAAGAACTAGCTGATTCTCTTTATTTCCACCGTGATACAAAATTTCCCAATTTTGAATCCCTAGCAAAAGAACTCAAAAACAATAATATTTCGAATACAAACCAATCGATTTTACTCATTAAAATTGTAACTTTCCCGACGATCATCAAAACCTTTGGGATTGAAGTGTACAGAAAGATTTTTCGCAAATTATTACAATTGCTAACGGTACACTTACAAAATGAACATAAGGTATTCCATCTATATTCGGATGAAATTGCCATACTTTCGAATCTCTCCGAACTCGCATTAGTTGATACCATACGTAGTTTCCGAATGATGCTCAAATCGGATGAATTCTATTTGGATGGAGTCGGCTTCCATTTGGACTGCCGTTATGCATCCGCTACAGGACAAGAAGATTGTTATTACAAAGCAAAACTTGCCCTCTTCCAAGCAGAAATCCAGAACTCAATGGATTTTGTTTCTTATACAGAAGATCTATCAACTGACCACCACTTACAAAACTTCCAACTCAGTCAAAAAATCCATTCCGCTATCTCCAATAAACAGATTGTTCCTTTTTTCCAAGGAATTTTAGACAACCAAACAAAAGAAATACGAAAATTTGAATGTTTAGCAAGGATTAAAGACCGAGATACAATTTTAACCCCAGATGTTTTTTTGAAATTAGCAAAAGTCACGGGAAGCATTCGTATGATTGGCTTACAGATGATTGATGAGTCCATGCAGTATTTTTCCAATTTTCCTTATGATTTTTCGATTAATTTAACCGAATCAGAATTAGAATATAAAAGTTTTAGCAAATGGGTAGAATCACGGCTCTCCCAATATAAAATTGAACCGAGACGTGTGACCTTCGAAATCCTAGAAGACATCAGTTTTTCAGAACACAAACATAGCTTATCTACCATCAAAGATTTAAAATCCATAGGTTGCCAAATTGCCATCGACGATTTTGGTGTACAATATTCCAACTTAGCAAGGTTATTGGAATTCAACCCTGATTATTTAAAAATTGATGGTAAGTTTATCAAAAACCTACCTGAAAACAAAACAGCTTACTTACTCGTACAAGGTATAGTTGACTTAGCACGAGGAATTGGTGCAAAAGTAGTTGCTGAATTTGTAGATAGACCCGCCATACAAGATTTAGTTGAGTCATTAGGAATTGAATACTCCCAAGGTTATTTGTTTATGAAACCTTCTGCTTCCATTCCAGAACCTGCTAACCTCAAATTATAA
- a CDS encoding RNA recognition motif domain-containing protein, producing MVSNKIYVGNLKFSLKEENIRQIFSVYGVIQDLKMIHDRETGNFRGFAFITYANPSEAEEAVAQMNGQPVDGRNLKVTFAEDKRKEKQN from the coding sequence ATGGTTTCAAATAAAATTTATGTAGGGAATTTAAAATTTTCCCTCAAGGAAGAGAATATCCGGCAAATTTTTTCAGTGTATGGAGTGATCCAAGATTTGAAAATGATACATGATCGTGAGACAGGTAATTTTAGAGGGTTTGCCTTTATCACTTATGCAAATCCAAGTGAGGCGGAGGAAGCAGTCGCTCAAATGAATGGCCAACCTGTGGATGGTCGTAACCTGAAAGTTACGTTCGCAGAGGACAAAAGAAAAGAAAAACAGAACTAA
- the pepN gene encoding aminopeptidase N, translating to MTSSSPSPVHKIEDYSPCLWFTPKVHLRFDLDPHLTVVRADYEVKSNGNQISPLFLNGENLEFLSLRVNGKVVDPSEYKITDLGLELIQPPSEVFQLTVENRICPNQNTSLEGLYQSGSMLCTQNEPEGFRKIVYSIDRPDNMMQFTVTIAGDPSYFPVMLSNGNLKEEHPPVSGKREVVWEDPFPKPTYLFALVAGELIETKDEFVTKSGRIVTLKIFVEKGNEEKVSFAFESLKQAMKWDEDTFGLEYDLDLFMIVAVEDFNMGAMENKGLNLFNAKLVLADKKSATDETFESIMAVIGHEYFHNWTGNRVTLRNWFNLTLKEGLTVFRDQWFTEDMTDPAVKRIKDILFLKEHQFPEDQGPMAHPIIPKSYTEMNNFYTVTVYEKGAEVIRLVSQILGRDVFKKGLQDYLTRFDGQGVTFEEFISSMERAHGKPIPYLRNWYHRSGTPIVQVEESFDQNNQEWVYTLNDKSDGNLPLVFVNSYAAFDSKGTLITENKRIQEGTEDQIRIKTPNDSKSKPIVSFFRGLSSPILLKSEMTKEEIRILAEHEPDGVSRFFSFQNLIFLWMSFALKDGSKTENLTDVLEIIQSSFKKNWDKTYFSFYLTFPSLNQFCEHLQFFDYKQVESLRKFAIQTIAETFTKEFQFLYEENRKTIPKQSKEEIGKRKLKNTALYYLLHHPKISFESLAISQQREAKHMSEEIFALRSLIEIGSKEKEQVISLFYDKWKQDALVLDVWFAAQVATGENRISDLERLEKHSKFNLKNPNKVRSLYFSFARNPLSFHETEGKGYVVIAERIKQLNGINPQIAAGLTKLFSQSSKQIGNLPMIAKRELEGIQNLPQISKDLGEVVGKIIKSL from the coding sequence ATGACATCATCCTCTCCATCTCCTGTTCATAAAATAGAAGATTATTCTCCCTGCCTTTGGTTCACCCCAAAGGTTCATTTGCGGTTCGATTTGGACCCTCACCTCACAGTTGTCAGAGCCGATTACGAGGTAAAATCCAATGGAAATCAAATTTCCCCTTTGTTTTTAAATGGCGAAAATTTGGAGTTTTTATCGCTCCGTGTGAACGGAAAGGTTGTCGATCCCTCTGAATATAAAATCACAGATTTAGGTCTGGAACTCATACAACCACCAAGTGAGGTTTTCCAACTCACGGTGGAAAACCGCATTTGCCCCAATCAAAATACAAGTTTAGAAGGATTGTACCAATCTGGATCGATGTTGTGTACACAAAACGAACCTGAAGGTTTTCGTAAGATTGTATATTCCATTGATCGCCCAGACAATATGATGCAGTTTACGGTTACCATTGCGGGTGATCCAAGTTATTTTCCGGTTATGTTGTCGAATGGAAATTTGAAAGAGGAACACCCACCAGTGAGTGGCAAAAGAGAAGTGGTTTGGGAGGATCCATTTCCAAAACCAACATACTTATTTGCCCTTGTTGCGGGAGAATTGATCGAAACAAAAGATGAGTTTGTCACCAAATCAGGAAGGATTGTCACACTCAAAATTTTTGTCGAAAAAGGAAATGAAGAAAAAGTCAGTTTTGCATTTGAATCCTTAAAACAGGCAATGAAGTGGGATGAGGATACCTTTGGATTGGAATATGACTTAGATTTATTTATGATTGTTGCCGTGGAAGACTTTAACATGGGAGCGATGGAAAATAAGGGTTTAAATCTTTTTAACGCAAAACTGGTACTTGCTGATAAAAAATCGGCAACTGATGAAACCTTTGAATCAATCATGGCTGTGATCGGACATGAATACTTTCACAATTGGACAGGCAATCGTGTCACCTTACGTAACTGGTTCAATTTAACCTTAAAAGAAGGTCTGACCGTATTTCGTGACCAATGGTTTACGGAAGACATGACGGACCCTGCCGTCAAACGGATCAAAGACATTTTGTTTTTGAAGGAACACCAATTCCCTGAGGACCAAGGACCTATGGCACACCCCATCATTCCAAAGTCTTACACGGAAATGAATAATTTTTATACGGTGACGGTGTATGAAAAAGGGGCAGAAGTCATACGACTGGTTTCCCAAATCCTAGGAAGAGATGTCTTTAAAAAAGGCCTACAGGATTACCTGACACGTTTTGATGGCCAAGGTGTTACATTTGAAGAATTTATCTCCAGTATGGAAAGGGCACATGGAAAACCAATCCCTTACTTACGAAACTGGTACCATAGGAGTGGTACACCCATAGTACAAGTGGAGGAATCGTTTGACCAAAACAATCAGGAATGGGTGTATACGTTAAACGATAAATCGGATGGTAACCTACCTCTCGTATTTGTCAATTCCTACGCAGCGTTTGATTCCAAAGGGACACTGATCACTGAAAACAAACGAATCCAAGAAGGCACAGAAGATCAAATCAGAATCAAAACACCAAATGATTCCAAATCGAAACCGATTGTTTCTTTTTTTCGAGGGTTGTCGAGTCCCATTCTCTTAAAATCAGAAATGACAAAGGAAGAGATCCGTATTTTGGCAGAACATGAGCCAGATGGTGTCTCCAGGTTTTTTTCGTTTCAAAATCTCATTTTTTTATGGATGTCTTTTGCATTAAAAGATGGATCTAAAACAGAAAACCTAACTGATGTTTTAGAAATCATTCAATCGAGTTTCAAAAAAAATTGGGACAAAACTTATTTTAGTTTTTATTTAACTTTTCCTTCATTGAACCAATTTTGTGAGCACCTTCAATTTTTTGATTACAAACAAGTGGAATCCCTTCGAAAATTTGCCATCCAAACCATCGCAGAAACCTTTACGAAAGAATTCCAATTTCTCTATGAAGAAAATCGTAAAACAATACCAAAACAATCCAAAGAAGAAATTGGTAAACGAAAGTTAAAAAATACAGCTCTTTACTATTTGTTACACCATCCTAAAATTTCATTCGAAAGCCTTGCCATTTCACAACAAAGGGAAGCAAAACATATGAGTGAAGAAATTTTTGCTCTTCGAAGCCTAATTGAAATCGGGTCCAAAGAGAAAGAGCAGGTGATTTCACTTTTCTATGATAAGTGGAAACAAGATGCCTTGGTTCTAGATGTATGGTTTGCAGCCCAGGTGGCCACAGGTGAAAACCGCATTTCTGATTTGGAACGATTGGAAAAACATTCCAAATTTAATCTTAAAAATCCAAACAAGGTAAGATCTTTGTATTTTAGTTTTGCGAGAAATCCATTGTCCTTTCATGAAACGGAAGGAAAAGGGTATGTTGTCATTGCAGAACGAATCAAACAATTGAACGGAATCAATCCTCAAATTGCAGCAGGACTAACAAAGTTGTTTTCGCAAAGTTCGAAACAAATTGGGAATTTGCCAATGATCGCCAAAAGAGAGTTAGAAGGAATTCAAAACCTCCCCCAAATATCGAAAGATTTAGGAGAGGTAGTGGGGAAAATCATCAAATCACTTTAG
- a CDS encoding AMP-dependent synthetase/ligase, whose translation MKNFTTLNDVFYYAKRTYGSKEMFFAKDNAKNFKGRTFSDIFHEAENLALSLLQMGLQPGDRIGLMADNRTEWAIADIATLLNGAVNVPRGSDSTAQEIEYILSHSESKYCFVEHEKLYDMLKPILSNTKVEKVIILDPNFASKDSFAISLTSLVKEGESLRKNLPSLELRSKQVKPDDLFTIIYTSGTTGMPKGVMLTHQNMVYNVVKVPPRVGLRSSDRTLSILPVWHIFERAIDYAIIAEGASIAYTNIRDLRDDFQKIKPSFMASAPRLWENLYLGIKQKLEKAPENKKKLFDFAYDICKKFKDGQDYLAGNKLLTKEESPFERMKNTTISIGYVLNLFLLAKVLDGLVFSKIRDVLGGHLIGTISGGGALPSHVDEFFNVIGIPVYEGYGMTECAPIISVRSVGHVVQGSVGKWPDGTVVRVVNEQGESVPKGKMGVIHIKGPQVMKGYYKNEEATKKAIVDGWMNTGDLGFISFNDTLSVRGRVKDTIVLLGGENVEPVPIENLLLENALINQVIVVGQDQKSLTALIWPDKDRMKEAGLQWKDGEDLNQNKDVRLYFQNIIKKQISSENGFKSFEKLSDFRFLPKAMEVGDELTNLFKMKRNVIHDKYKDLIKSMYN comes from the coding sequence ATGAAAAATTTCACAACGCTGAATGATGTATTTTATTATGCCAAAAGAACCTATGGTTCCAAGGAAATGTTCTTTGCAAAAGACAATGCAAAAAATTTCAAAGGACGTACTTTTTCCGACATCTTTCACGAAGCAGAAAATTTAGCCTTATCCCTTTTACAAATGGGCCTACAACCTGGAGACCGAATTGGTCTTATGGCAGATAACAGAACGGAATGGGCCATCGCAGATATTGCCACTCTCTTGAATGGGGCTGTCAATGTTCCGAGAGGATCCGACTCGACTGCACAGGAAATTGAGTACATCCTAAGCCACTCCGAAAGTAAGTATTGTTTTGTAGAACACGAAAAACTTTACGACATGCTAAAGCCAATATTATCCAATACAAAAGTGGAAAAGGTAATCATCTTAGATCCTAACTTTGCCTCCAAAGATTCTTTTGCGATTAGTTTGACCTCTCTTGTAAAAGAAGGGGAATCTCTTAGAAAAAACCTCCCTTCTTTAGAATTACGATCCAAACAAGTAAAACCAGATGATTTATTTACCATCATTTATACTTCCGGAACAACAGGAATGCCCAAGGGTGTGATGTTAACCCACCAAAATATGGTATACAATGTGGTAAAGGTTCCGCCAAGAGTGGGCCTTAGGTCCTCTGATCGAACACTTTCCATCTTACCTGTATGGCATATCTTTGAAAGAGCCATTGATTATGCGATCATCGCAGAAGGTGCATCTATCGCGTATACAAACATTAGAGACCTACGGGACGATTTCCAAAAAATAAAACCAAGTTTTATGGCGTCCGCTCCTAGACTTTGGGAAAACTTATACTTAGGTATCAAACAAAAATTGGAAAAGGCTCCAGAAAACAAAAAGAAACTTTTTGATTTCGCATATGATATCTGTAAAAAATTCAAAGACGGACAAGATTATTTAGCAGGGAATAAATTACTCACAAAAGAAGAGTCTCCATTTGAAAGAATGAAAAACACAACCATCTCCATTGGTTATGTGCTCAATTTATTTTTACTAGCCAAAGTTCTAGATGGACTTGTGTTTTCTAAAATCAGAGATGTTTTAGGTGGCCATTTGATTGGAACCATTTCTGGTGGAGGAGCCTTACCTTCTCATGTAGACGAATTTTTCAATGTCATTGGGATCCCTGTGTATGAAGGGTATGGAATGACAGAATGTGCCCCCATCATCTCGGTTAGGTCGGTTGGGCATGTTGTCCAAGGTTCTGTTGGTAAATGGCCAGATGGAACTGTTGTTAGAGTTGTAAATGAACAAGGAGAATCCGTTCCCAAAGGAAAAATGGGTGTCATTCATATCAAAGGACCTCAAGTGATGAAGGGGTATTACAAAAATGAAGAAGCCACAAAAAAAGCCATTGTAGATGGTTGGATGAATACTGGTGACTTAGGTTTTATCTCGTTTAACGATACACTTTCTGTTCGAGGGAGAGTAAAAGACACAATTGTCTTACTTGGTGGTGAGAACGTAGAACCTGTTCCCATTGAAAATTTACTCTTAGAAAATGCGTTGATCAACCAAGTGATTGTGGTAGGCCAAGACCAAAAATCCTTAACGGCACTCATTTGGCCTGATAAAGACCGAATGAAAGAAGCCGGTTTACAATGGAAAGATGGAGAAGACCTCAACCAAAATAAAGATGTTAGGTTGTATTTCCAAAACATTATTAAAAAACAAATTTCTTCTGAAAATGGTTTCAAATCTTTTGAAAAACTTTCTGATTTTCGATTTTTACCGAAAGCCATGGAAGTTGGTGATGAACTCACCAACCTTTTCAAAATGAAACGAAATGTCATCCATGACAAATACAAAGATCTCATCAAATCAATGTATAACTAA